The sequence GGCTGACCCATGAGCAGCTCGCGGCACTTGCCGGCACCTCGCGGGAGACCACGACGAAGGTGCTCGGCGAACTCGCCGATGCCGGTGCCGTCACGCTCGGTCGTGGTCGCATCAGCATCGTCGACCTCGACCGGCTGCGCGGCCTCGGCGGGCACTGACACGTGCCCGACCACCCCCTGTGGGAGGGTTCGCTCCATGCGACCGTGGACCGCAGTCCCTCCCCAGCCGGGCCGGCGCTTCGTCGTCACCGGCGCCAACAGCGGGGTGGGACTCGAGGTCGCACGAATCCTCGGCTCCCGGGGCGCAGAGGTCGTGATGGCGTGCCGCAGCGCCGAGCGCGGCGAGGCGGCCGCAGCCACCGTGCCCGGACACGCCGCGGGTCGCGTCACCGTCCGGCAGGTCGACGTCGCCTCCCTGGCCTCGGTGCGCGACTTCGCGGCGCGGTTCCGCGCCGAGCACGACGGACTCGACGTGTTGGTCAACAACGCCGGGGTGCTCGGGGCTCCGTTCGGGCTGGGCGAGGACGGCGTGGAGACGCACTTTGCCACCAACCACCTGGGGCACTTCGCGCTCACCAACCTGCTGCTGCCCGCGATCCGCGACCGGGTGGTGGTCATCGGCTCACGCCAGCACCGCGGCGCCGACCTCGACCTCGACGACCTGGCCTGGCGTCGCCGTCGCTACCGCGCCTTCGGCGCCTACGGCCAGTCCAAGCTGGCCAACCTGCTCTTCCTCGCCGAGCTCGACCGTCGGCTGTCCCGAGCAGGATCCACCGTCCGCGCCGTCGGCGCCCACCCCGGCGCCACCGCGAGCCACATCACCGGCGGCTCCGGCAACCCGGTGCTCACCTGGATCGGCCACCACGGCCACCGGCTGGTCAGCATGCCCACGTGGCGCGGCGCGCTGTGCACGGTGTACGCCGCCACCATGGACCTGCCGGGCAACAGCTACATCGGTCCCCACGGCAGGCTCGAGCTGCACGGGTGGCCGGCTCCGGCACGCCGCTCCCCCGCGGCCCGAGACGATGCCCTGGCCCGACGGCTCTGGGAGGTCTCGGAGGAGCTGAGCGGCGTCAGCTGCCCGCTGTGACCGCGACGGGCTCCACCGCGGACGGCGTACGCCGCGGCACCAGCAGGGTGACCGCGACGCCGACCAGCGCCGCGACGGCGCCGAGGCCGAAGCACCAGGCGAAGGCCGTCTCGCTCGGCACGGACGTCCCACCGAAGGGCACCGTCGAGCTGGTGAGGACGGTGGCCATCACCGCGGCCGACAGTGTGGTGCCCATCGCACGCATCAGGGCGTTGAGGCCGACGGCCGCGCCCGCCTCCCGCGGCGGGACGGCGTCCATGATCAGCGTCGGCATCGCGGCGTAGGCGATCCCGACGCCCGCCGCGATGACGCAGGCGGCGAGTGCCAGCTGCCAGGCGTCCTGCATCAGGGCCAGGCCGAGCAGGTAGCCAGCGGCGACCACGCTGCCGCCGATCAGCAGCGCGGCGCGGGCGCCGAGCCGGTCGATGATCCGGCCCGACACCGGCGAGAAGAGCATCATCATCAACCCGGCCGGGGCGAGCCACAGCCCGGTCTCCAGCAGCGAGGCGCCCACGCCGAAGCCGGTCGCCGGGTCCAGCTGCAGCAGCTGCGGGATCACCACCAGGTTCGACATCAGGCCGAACCCGATCGCGACCGCGGCGAGGTTGGTCATCAGCACGGGGCGGCGTACCGACGTGCGCAGGTCCACCAGCGGGTCACGCACCCGCAGCTCGAAGGCCGCCCAGGCACCGAGGACCACCAGTCCCAGCGCCACGAACCCCAGCGTGCGGAGGTCGATCCAGCCCCAAGTGCTGGACTTGGAGATCCCGACCAGCAGCGCCACCAGGCCCAGCGCCATCCCGATGACGCCGACGGTGTCGATCCGCCCGCCGTGGGCGTCGGCCACATGGGGCACGAAGAGCACCGCCAGCAGCAGGGCACCCAGCCCGACGGCGCCGGAGACCCAGAAGATCGCGTGCCAGTCGCCGTACTGGGTGATGGCGGCCGACATCGGCAGTCCGATGGCACCGCCGACACCCATCGTGCCGCTCATCGCGGCGATGGCCGTCGAGGCCAGGTGCGGCGGCGTGACCTCGCGCATCAGCGAGATACCGACCGGGACCAACCCCATCGCCAGGCCCTGCAGGCCGCGTCCGACGAGCATCGGCCACAGCGAGGAGGCGAGGGCACACACGATCGAGCCGACCACCAGCACCGCCACGTTGGTGACGAAGACCCGCTGCTTGCCGAACATGTCGGCCAACCGGCCGGAGACGGGCATGCCGACCGCACCGGCCAGCAGGGTGATCGTGACGACCCAGCCGGCGCTCGAGGCCGAGGTGCCCAGCAGGTCGGGCAGGTCGGACTGGATCGGCATGACCACGGTCTGCATCATCGACGCGGCGAGACCACCGGTGCAGAGCACGGCGACCGCGACGAGCGGTCGCTGCGCCGGTGAGTCGGGTCGGGTCACGGTGGGGTCTCCTCGGGTCGGATGTCGATCATAGGTTTGGTTGTCAGCGTCAACCAAACCCGCGCCCGGCCCGGCCGGCTCAGAGGGCCGCAGCGACCTCGGTGCCCTGCTTGATGGCGCGCTTGGCGTCGAGCTCGGCCGCGACGTCGGCGCCGCCGATGAGGTGGATCGCGGCGCGACCGCCTTCGCCGACCAGCTCCTCGTGCAGGCCCCGCACGGACTCCTGGCCGGCGCAGACCACGACGTGGTCGATGTCGAGGACCTGCGGGACGCCGTCGACGCGGATGTGCAGGCCGGCGTCGTCGACCCGGTCATAGGTGACGCCGGAGAGCTGGTGGACACCACTGTCCTTGATGACCGCGCGGTGGACCCACCCGGTCGTCTTGCCCAGCCCCTTGCCCTGGCGGGACTCCTTGCGCTGCAGCAGCCAGACCTCGCGTCGGGGGTCCCGGGGCTGCTTCTCGGCGAGGCCACCGGGGACGTCCGGGTCCTCACTGACGCCCCAGTGCACCTTCCACTCCGCGAGGCTCTCCTCGCGGTGGACGAGCAGCTCGGTCACGTCGAAGCCGATGCCACCGGCGCCGATCACCGCGACCCGGTCGCCGATCGGCACCGCCCCGGTGATGGCGTCGGGATAGGACACGACCTTGGGGTGGTCCATCCCGACGATGCCGGGGTCGCGGGGCGCGACACCGGTGGCGACCACGACGTCGTCGTACCCGGCGAGCAGGTCCGGGGTGGCCGGGGTCGCGAGCTTCACGTCGACGCCGAGGACCTCCATCCGGCGGGCGTAGTAGCGCAGCGTCTCGGCGAACTCCTCCTTGCCGGGGATCTGCATCGCCAGCCGGAACTGGCCGCCGATCTCCTCGGCCGCCTCGAACAGCGTGACGGCGTGCCCGCGCTCCGCGGCGGTCACGGCCGCCGAGAGACCCGCGGGTCCGGCGCCGACGACGGCGACGCGCTTGGCCGAGCGCGTCGGGCCGATGACCAGCTCGGTCTCGTGGCAGGCGCGCGGGTTGACCAGGCACGAGGCGCGTTGGGCCTTGAAGGTGTGGTCCAGGCAGGCCTGATTGCAGCCGATGCAGGTGTTGATCTCGTCCGCGCGGCCCTCGCGGGCCTTGGCGACCAGGTCGGGGTCGGCCAGGAACGGCCGCGCCATGGAGACCAGATCGATGCCGCGGGCGAGCAGGTCCTCGGCGACCTCGGGGGTGTTGATGCGGTTGCTCGCGCAGACCGGGATGTCCACGACGTCCTTGAGGCGCAGCGTGGTGTCGGCCCAGGCCGCGCGCGGGACGCTGGTGACGATCGTGGGCACGCGCGCCTCGTGCCAGCCGATACCGGTGTTGATCACGTCGGCACCGGCGGCCTCGATACGCTGCGCGAGCTCGGCGATCTCCGACCAGGTCTGCCCCTCGGGCACCAGGTCGAGCAGCGACTGGCGGTACATCACGAAGAAGTCCTCGCCCAGCTCCTCGCGGATCCGGCGCACGATCTCGACGGGGAACCGCATCCGCTTCTCCGCCGATCCGCCCCAGCGGTCGGTGCGCTGGTTGGTGGTCCCCCGCAGGAACTGGTTGATCAGGTAGCCCTCCGAGCCCATGATCTCCACGCCGTCGTAGCCGGCCTTGCGTGCCAGCTTGGCGCTGTCCACGAAGTCGTTGACGGTGCGTTCGACCGCCCGCGTCGACAGCGCGGACGCCTTGAAGGGCGTGATCGGCGACTGCGACGCACTCGCCGACACGCTGAACGGCGTGTAGCCGTAGCGCCCCGCGTGCAGCAGCTGGAGCGCGATGCGGCCCCCCTCGGCGTGCACCGCCTCGGTGACGCGACGGTGGCGCATGGCGTTGAGCCGCGTGGTCATCTGCGAGCCGAACGGCAGCAGCCACCCACGCACGTTGGGCGAGTAGCCGCCGGTGACCATGAGGCCGACCCCGCCGCGGGCGCGCTCGGCGAAGTACGCCGCGAGCTCGTCGACGTGCCAGGGCCGGTCCTCCAGGCCGGTGTGCATCGAGCCCATGACCGCGCGGGACTGGAGGTCGAGGCCGCCGACGCGCGCGGGTGAGGTCAGCAGCGGGAATGCGGTGGCGGTGGTGCTCGTCATCGGTGGGAGTCCTTCGTGGTGTCGTGGGCGTCGAGGTACTCGGTGAGCCACTGGATCCAGAACTGCTCGACCAACAGGCCGCCGCGCAGCACCAGGTAGATGTCCAGGTCGGCTCCGGTCAGGGCGCCGGGATCCGGGAAGTCCCGGCCGGCGAGGTACTCATAGAGGGAGTGCCGCTTGGTGTGCTCCTCGCGGAGGCGGCGTACGTCGTCCAGCACCGCGGCGCGATCGCCCAGCGAGGCGCCGCGCAGCTTCACGCCGATGTCGCTGCGCACCGGGTCCGAGGTGGTGGGCTCGGCGATCCAGCGCCGCAGCTCCTCCCGGCCGGCCGGGGTGACGGCGTACTCCTTCTTGGCCGGGCGGTCGACCTGCGGGACGACCTGGACGCTCACCCAGCCCGACCGCTCCATCTTGGCCAGCACGCGGTAGATCTGCTGGTGCGTGGCCGTCCAGAAGTAGCCGATCGAGGCGTCGAAGCGACGCGTCAGCTCCGATCCCGCGGCGGCCCGCTCGCTGAGCGAGACCAGGATCGCGTGCTCGAGGGCCATGGCGTCATGGTGGCTGATTCCGCGCCACTATGCAACTCGTTGCATAGCGGCCTGACGCACGACCGCCCCGCACCGGACATCCGGGCGGGGCGGTCGTGGGAGACGGGAACGCCTCAGGCGTCGCGCTCCTTGCGCATCGCAGCCTGGTCCTTCTTGCTGGCTGCGACGTACTTCTTCAGGCCAGCGCCGGCCTTGAACGCGGGGGCGTTGGTCTTCTTGATCTTGATCGGCTCTCCGGTCTGCGGGTTGCGCGCCGTGCGGGCCGGGCGCTCACGCTTCTCGAAGGTGCCGAACCCCGGGAGCGTCACGCGGTCGCCGTCGGCGACCGCGTCGCTGATGACGTTCAGGGTCTGCCCGAACGCGCGGTTGGCGTCGGCCTTGGACAGTCCGGTCCGCTTCGCCAGCTCCTCGACGAGCTCTGCCTTGTTCATCTGGTGCACCTTCCAAACTCGAGTGGCCCTTCCCGCCGGTGCAGGCAGGAAGGTATCGGCGTCGCCATGATGGCGAACATCACCACATCGGGGGCGACGGCACGCCGAGAAGCCCGATTCTGCGGGCTTTCCGGGCGTTGCCGGCGACGCGGGGAGCCGAGACGGACTTGACACTCCCGATTTAGTTCAGTGAGCATTGAGTCAATGAACACTGAGGTAGATTCGGAGCTCGTGCGACGGGCAGCCGTCCACGCCGCGCTCGGCGAGCCGGCGCGGTTGCGCATCGTCGACACGCTCCGCACCGGTGACGCCTCCCCCTCGGAGCTGGCGGGGATGCTCGCGATGCCCTCGAACCTGCTGGCCCACCACCTCAAGACCCTGGAGGCTGCCGGCGTCGTGACGCGGCACCGCTCCGAGGGCGACGGCCGCCGCACGTACCTGACGCTGGCCGCGAGCCCCGACGACCCGGCGGCGACCGTGGTCGGCTCGCCCCCCGGGCGCGTGGTGTTCGTGTGCACCGCCAACTCGGCCCGTTCCCACCTCGCGGCGGCGCTGTGGCGCCGCGCCAGCGCCGTGCCGACCGCGTCGGCGGGCACGCACCCGGCCGATCGCATCGCCCCCGGCGCACTCGCGGCGGCGGCGCGGCACGACCTGGACCTGCCCGAGGTCGCGCCGCGCCACCTCGACGAGGTCAGCGCCGCGGGCGACCTCGTGGTCACCGTGTGCGACCGCGCCCACGAGGAGCTCGGCACCAGCGGCGACGTGCACTGGTCGGTGCCCGACCCGGTGCGCCCCGGCACCGCGCGCGCCTTCGACGCGGCGTACGACGACCTGGCCCGGCGGGTGGGCGAGCTCACCCGGCGCGTCTCCCCCACCGCCTGACTCCCCATCGACCACCCCATCAGCCCGCACCAACGGACATCCGAGAGGCCGCGCCATGAGCATCCACGAGCACCCCGACATCACCCTCGACCAGCGTCTCGCACTCAAGAGCGCCGCGACCCGGCTGGCCGACCACTTCGCCGGCAGCTTCAACAGCGAGACGATCGAGCGGTTCCTCACGACCTCCTACGACCAGTTCGCCAGCCACGCCACGATGCCGAACTTCCTGCCCCTGCTGGCCGAGCGGTTCGCCAAGCAGCGCCTGCAGGCCGCTGCCCGGGTCGAGGGCCACGGCACCGACGGCACGCCGATCGCGCTGTTCCTGTGCGTGCACAACGCCGGTCGCTCCCAGATGGCACTGGGTTTCTTCAACCACTACGCCGGCGGTCGGGCGATCGCCTGGTCCGGCGGCTCCGAGCCGGGCGAGTCGGTGAATCCGGCGGCCGTTGCCGCGATGGCCGAGCGCGACATCGACATCGCGACGGAGTACCCCAAGCCGTGGACCGACGAGATCGTGCGCGCGGCCGACGTCGTGGTGACGATGGGCTGCGGCGACGAGTGCCCCTACTTCCCCGGCAAGCGCTACCAGGACTGGCAGCTCGACGACCCCGCCGGCATGGACGTCGCGGGCGTGCGCCCGGTCCGCGACGAGATCGAGCGCCGCGTGCTGGCCCTGCTCGAGGAGCTCGGGGTGCCGGCCGCGCGTTGAGCGACACACCTCGGACGGACCATTGACCCGATCGAGGCAACACGTGTTCACTGACCCCCGTGGCGCAGCGCACAGTGACATGGGAACGGGTCCGTCGGGCCAGCGACAAGCTCACGACTCCCCTCCTCCCCGATGACTACCTGACGCTGCTCAACCCGCTGTGGAGCTCCCGCGAGCTGCGCGGCCGCGTGGAGAAGGTCGTCCGGGAGACCGAGGACGCGGCGACGCTCGTCATCCGGCCGGGCTGGGGCTGGAACTACCACCACCGGCCCGGGCAGTACGTCGGCATCGGCGTGCAGGTCGGCGGCAAGTTCCACTGGCGCTCCTACTCGGTGAGCTCGGAGCCCAAGAAGGACGGGCGCCACCTGGCGATCACCGTGCGGGCGATGCCCGAGGGCTTCCTCTCCTCCCACCTGGTCAACGGACTGGAGCCGGGCACCATCGTGCGCCTCGCACTGCCCAGCGGCGACTTCGTGCTGCCCGACCCGCCGCCGGCCAAGAGCCTCTTCCTCGTCGGCGGCAGCGGCATCACGCCGGTGATGGCCATGCTGCGCACGCTGGACCGCCGCGACACGATGGGCGACGTCGCCGTCCACTACGCCTCCACCACCCCGGAGCGGATGATCTTCCGCGACGAGCTCCAGCGCCTGCACCACACCCATCCCAGCCTCGTCGTGCACGAGTGGTTCTCCGACGAGCAGGGCATTTTCGAGCTCGCCGGCCTCGACGACCTCGTCCCCGACTGGCGCGAGCGGGAGACCTGGGCCTGCGGTCCGGGCCCGATGCTCGACGCGGTCGAGCAGTGGTGGGAGGACGCCGGCCTGACCGACCAGTTGCACCTGGAGCGCTTCGCCCTCGCGGCCCGGGAGAGCGACGGCGAGGGCGGCTCGATCGCCTTCCAGAACTCCGGCAAGCAGGCCGAGGCCGACGGTGCGACCACGGTCCTCGAGGCCGGCGAGTCCGCCGGCGTCGGCATGCCCTACGGCTGCCGGGTCGGCATCTGCCACACCTGCACGTTGACCAAGATCTCCGGCGCCGTGCAGGACGTGCGCAACGGCGAGAAGTTCGAGCAGCCCAACGAGCAGATCCAGACCTGCGTCACCGTCCCACTGGGCGAGTGCGTCATCGACATCTGACTCCTTCGACCCCACGACCGAGAGGACCCACCCCATGGCCATCGCCGACGTCGCCGAGTACGCCCACCTCACCGAGGAGGAGGTCGAGCAGATCGGCGCCGAGCTGGACGCGCTGCGTCGCGAGATCGAGGAGTCGCGCGGCGCGGCGGACGCGGCGTACATCAACAAGGTGATCAAGGTGCAGCGCTGGCTCGCGGCCGGTGCGCGGATCGGGATGATCGCCAGTACGCCGCTGTCGGGGCGGGCACGCAAGGCCGCCCTCGGCGTGAGCGCGGCGGCCCTGGGGGTGGCCAAGATCCTGGAGAACATGGAGATCGGCCACAACGTCATGCACGGCCAGTGGGACTGGATGAACGACCCCGAGATCCACTCCTCGACCTGGGAGTGGGACACCGGCCAGCCGGCCGAGCAGTGGAAGCACTCGCACAACTACATCCACCACCAGTTCACCAACGTGCTCGGCCACGACAACGACATCGGCTACGGCGTGCTGCGCATGGCACGGGAGCAGAAGTGGCACCCGGCCAACCTCGGCCAGCCGGTCTACAACGCGCTGCTCGCCAGCCTCTTCCAGTGGGGCGTGGCGCTGCACGACCTGGACATCGAGGCGATCCGCAAGCTGGAGAAGGACCCCGAGGAGATGAAGCGGCAGCTCAAGCAGATCGCTGCCAAGGGACGCAACCAGATCCTGAAGGACTACGTCCTCTACCCGGCACTGAGTGGTCCCAAGTGGAAGCAGGTCGTGGTCGCCAACGCCAGCGCCAACCTGATGCGCAACGTCTGGTCCTACCTGATCATCTTCTGCGGCCACTTCCCCGACGAGGCGCTCCACTTCACCGAGGAGGAGCTGGAGGACGAGACGCGCGCGGAGTGGTACCTGCGCCAGATCTACGGCACCGCCAACTTCGAGGGCGGCGAGCTGCTGCACATCATGAGCGGCAACCTCGGCTACCAGATCGAGCACCACCTCTACCCCGACCTGCCGAGCAACCGCTACGCCCAGATCGCCGTCCGCGTGCGGGCACTGTGCGACAAGTACGACCTGCCCTACACGACCGGACCGCTGCACCGGCAGTACGGCCAGGTGCTGCGCACGATCATGAAGCTCTCGCTGCCCAACTCGATGACGACCGACGACAAGCCCGCGACCCCGGTGTCGGCCGAGGTGCGACACGGTCGGCCGCACGAGCAGGACCGGCCGACCCGGCGCACCGAGCTCGGCGGCTGGTCGCGGCTGGGCGCATGAGCGCCGCCGCCACCACGGGTACGCCGTTCGCCTGGGCGGACTTCCCTCACGCGCTGGAGCGGGCGCGGGTCGTGCAGTGCGCCCTGAGCCGCGTCTGCGGCGCCTGCTCGCGCCCGCTGGGCCGCCCGATCGCCTTCCTGGCCGACCGCGGCGAGCAGGACCGCAACGAGCTGCACGTGCCGCCGCTGCACCGCGACTGCGCCGAGGAGCTGCTCGCGCGCGGCGATGCCGACGCGCAGTGGGAGGTCGTGCTGACGGCCGGGTTCGAGTTCATCCGCCCCGCCAAGCACGACGAGGACCGCCGCCCCCGCTTCGCGCCGAACTCGCTGCTGTAGCCGGACGCAGGCGACGTCGGTACCGTCGCCACGTCCACGACGACCGCGGAAGGCTGCCGTGACCATCACCGAGGACGACCTGCGCCACCTCGACCGGTGCGTCGAGCTGGCCGAACGCGCCGTCGAGGCCGGCGACGAGCCGTTCGGGTCCGTCCTGGTCGCCCCGGACGGATCGGTGCTGCTGGAGGACCACAACCACGTCAGCGGCGGCAACGGCACCCGCCACCCGGAGCTCGCGATCGCCCTCTGGGCCGGCGACCACCTCGCCCCCGAGGAGCGCGCGGCCCACACCGTCTACACCTCCGGCGAGCACTGCCCGATGTGCGCGGCCGCGCACGCCTGGGTGGGCCTGGGGCGCATCGTCTACGCCACCTCGACCCCGCAGCTGCTCGACTGGCTGGCCGACCTCGGCCTGCCGTCCGCCCCCGTGCGCCACTGCGCATCACCGACGTCGCCCCGGGCCTGCCGGTCGACGGTCCCGTGGCGGCGTACGCCGATCGCGTCGCAGCGCTGCACGCTCGACACCATCGCGACTGAGCGCGGAAGGAGCACCGGCCCCGACAGCGAGAACCCCCTGATTCGAGCGAATCAGGGGGTTCTCGTGAGTGGTAGCGGGGGCAGGATTTGAACCTGCGACCTCCGGGTTATGAGCCCGGCGAGCTACCGAACTGCTCCACCCCGCGTCGGTGAATAGAACACTACGCGACGGCGTCGGACCGGGACAAATCGGGGGTGGGTGAGACACGTCTCCCCCACCCCCGACCGGGCCTACTGGCCGGAGTCGCCCTGGTTGCCGCCGTTGCCGCCACCGCCGTTGCCGTCGCGCTGCTCGATGAGCGCGATGGCGCGGCTGAACTCGCGCTCGGCGACCGCCAACTGGCGTTCGCGCTCGACGAGGTCACCGTCGACCCGGGCCTGCTCAGCGGCCCGGAACGCCTGGTCGGCCGCGGCCAGGGCCGCGTCGATCTGCTGCTCGACGGAGCCACCGCCGCCGGTGTCGGGCTGCTCCGGTTGCTCGGGCTGTTCGCCCCCGGTGTCCGGCTCTTCGGGCTCGGGCTGTTGGCTGCCGGCCCCGTCGCCGTCCAGGGCGTCCCGCAGGGCCCCGGCGAGGTTGCGGCCGATGCCCACGTCGCTGCCGTAGCGCACGATGACGTACTGCAGGATCGGGAAGCTGGACTCGCTCGCCGCCCGCACGGCGTACACCGGCTGGATGTAGGCCAGGCCGTCACTGACCGGCAGCGTCAGCACGTTGCCGAAGATCGGCGGCGTCGCCCCCGAGACCAGGAAGTCACGCAGCTGATCACGCACGCCCTGGTCCTGCTGCATCTCGTTGGCCGCGATGCCGGGACCCGGCACGTTGTTGTCGCTCATCTCCAGCACCTGCATCTCGCCGAAGGTCGGCGAGGTGGCGTCGGAGTCCACCTGCACGTAGGCCGCGAGGATGTTGCGGTCATCGGGCACGAACGACGAGGTCAGCGTCCAGTTGGTGCCGCTGTCGTCCTCCTCGGTCACGTCCCGGGTGAAGAGGCGGTACGGCGGCTGCAGGCTCTGGCTGGCCTCCGGGTCGCTGGGCACCTCCCACAGGTCCGTGCCGCCGTACCAGGCGGCCGGGTTGGTGACGTGGTACTTCGCGAGCTGGTAGCGCTGCGCCTTGAACAGGTCCTCCGGGTAGCGGAGGTGCTCCAGGAGGCCGTCGGAGATCTCGTCCTTGGGCTGGACCGAGTCGGGGAAGACGTTCATCCAGGTCTGCAGGATCGGGTCCTCCTCGTCCCACTCGTACAGCGTCACGCTGCCGTCGTAGGCGTCCACCGTCACCTTCACCGCCGAGCGCATGTAGTTGATCTCGTCGGTGGGCACGGTCGCGAAGCCGGTCTCCTCCTGCAGCGAGTCATCGGTCATCGCCTCCAGTGACTCCCGCTGCGCGTTGGGGAACCGGTCGGTCGTGGTGTAGCCGTCCAGGATCCACTGCACCCGACCGTCGATGACCGCCGGATAGGGGTCGCGGTCCACGGTCAGCCACGGCGCCACGGCCTCGACCCGCTCGATCGGCGAGCGCTGGTAGAGCACCTTGGAGTTCTCGTGCACACGGCCGGAGAGCAGGAAGTTCGGCTCGCCGAACTTGATGCCGTAGAGCAGCTGCTTGAAGGTGTTGCCGATGTCGACACCGCCCGCGCCGTCGTACGTCGTCTCGCGGTCGGTCTCGGCGGCCTCCTCGGCGTCCTGGCTCTCGTCCAGGCCCAGGCCGAGCTCGACGTCCTCACCCTCGTCGGGCTTGCCGACGACGGAGTAGAGCGGGCTCATCTCGCCGTAGTAGATCCGCGGCTCGAAGTCGGGGTCGGAGGTGAAGACGTTCTCCGCGTCCTCGATGCCCTCGGCCCACACCATGCGACCGTTGCCCTCGTCAGCCGACACCTGGTTGGCGTACGCCGCGATGACGCCCTCGCCGTGGGTGTAGACGGTGTGCATGTTGGTCCAGTTCGGCTCCGGCACCTCGTCCGGGTCGACCTCGCGCACGCCCAGCACGAGCGGCACGTCCTCGCCGTCGATCTGGTAGCGGTCGACGTCGAGCACCGGCGGCACCGAGTAGTACACGCGTGGCTGCTGGCGCTGCTCGAAGGTCTGGAACACCTGCTGCGGGTCCACCACCGGCACCTTGCTCAGCTGCTCGTTGAGGTTGCTGACGCCCTCGGTGTCGGGGATGCCGCGGTAGTCCTGCATCTCGACGTCGTCGATGTCGTAGGCCGAGCGCGTGGCGGCGATGTTGGCCGCGATGTAGTCGCTCTCCTTGTCCGCCTCGGTCGGGTTGACCTGGAACTGCTGCACCAGCGCGGGCCAGATCATGCCGAGCAGGACCGCGGAGAGGGCGAACAGCGCCAGCCCCACCGACGGCAGCTGCCAGGTGCGGCGCCACACGTTGAGGAAGAACAGCACCGCACAGATCGCGGCGACACCGATGAGGATGTTGCGCGCCGGCAGCAGGGCGTTCTCGCCGGTGAAGTTCATGCCGGTGAACAGCGAGTTCTCCGTCAGGACCAGGTCGTAGCGGTCCAGCCAGTAGTCGACGGCCTTGAACAGCACGAACAGGCCGAGCAGGACGCTGAGCTGGACCTGGGCGGCCCCGGAGAGCCGGTCGTGGCGCACCTGGAGCCGGATCCCGCCGTAGAGGTAGTGCACGACCGCGGTCGCCAGCAGCGCCACGATCGTGGCGGTCATCGCGAAGTCGACCAGGAAGTGCCACCACGGCAGGTCGAAGACGTAGAAG comes from Nocardioides panacisoli and encodes:
- a CDS encoding oxidoreductase translates to MRPWTAVPPQPGRRFVVTGANSGVGLEVARILGSRGAEVVMACRSAERGEAAAATVPGHAAGRVTVRQVDVASLASVRDFAARFRAEHDGLDVLVNNAGVLGAPFGLGEDGVETHFATNHLGHFALTNLLLPAIRDRVVVIGSRQHRGADLDLDDLAWRRRRYRAFGAYGQSKLANLLFLAELDRRLSRAGSTVRAVGAHPGATASHITGGSGNPVLTWIGHHGHRLVSMPTWRGALCTVYAATMDLPGNSYIGPHGRLELHGWPAPARRSPAARDDALARRLWEVSEELSGVSCPL
- a CDS encoding MFS transporter — its product is MTRPDSPAQRPLVAVAVLCTGGLAASMMQTVVMPIQSDLPDLLGTSASSAGWVVTITLLAGAVGMPVSGRLADMFGKQRVFVTNVAVLVVGSIVCALASSLWPMLVGRGLQGLAMGLVPVGISLMREVTPPHLASTAIAAMSGTMGVGGAIGLPMSAAITQYGDWHAIFWVSGAVGLGALLLAVLFVPHVADAHGGRIDTVGVIGMALGLVALLVGISKSSTWGWIDLRTLGFVALGLVVLGAWAAFELRVRDPLVDLRTSVRRPVLMTNLAAVAIGFGLMSNLVVIPQLLQLDPATGFGVGASLLETGLWLAPAGLMMMLFSPVSGRIIDRLGARAALLIGGSVVAAGYLLGLALMQDAWQLALAACVIAAGVGIAYAAMPTLIMDAVPPREAGAAVGLNALMRAMGTTLSAAVMATVLTSSTVPFGGTSVPSETAFAWCFGLGAVAALVGVAVTLLVPRRTPSAVEPVAVTAGS
- a CDS encoding NADPH-dependent 2,4-dienoyl-CoA reductase, producing the protein MTSTTATAFPLLTSPARVGGLDLQSRAVMGSMHTGLEDRPWHVDELAAYFAERARGGVGLMVTGGYSPNVRGWLLPFGSQMTTRLNAMRHRRVTEAVHAEGGRIALQLLHAGRYGYTPFSVSASASQSPITPFKASALSTRAVERTVNDFVDSAKLARKAGYDGVEIMGSEGYLINQFLRGTTNQRTDRWGGSAEKRMRFPVEIVRRIREELGEDFFVMYRQSLLDLVPEGQTWSEIAELAQRIEAAGADVINTGIGWHEARVPTIVTSVPRAAWADTTLRLKDVVDIPVCASNRINTPEVAEDLLARGIDLVSMARPFLADPDLVAKAREGRADEINTCIGCNQACLDHTFKAQRASCLVNPRACHETELVIGPTRSAKRVAVVGAGPAGLSAAVTAAERGHAVTLFEAAEEIGGQFRLAMQIPGKEEFAETLRYYARRMEVLGVDVKLATPATPDLLAGYDDVVVATGVAPRDPGIVGMDHPKVVSYPDAITGAVPIGDRVAVIGAGGIGFDVTELLVHREESLAEWKVHWGVSEDPDVPGGLAEKQPRDPRREVWLLQRKESRQGKGLGKTTGWVHRAVIKDSGVHQLSGVTYDRVDDAGLHIRVDGVPQVLDIDHVVVCAGQESVRGLHEELVGEGGRAAIHLIGGADVAAELDAKRAIKQGTEVAAAL
- a CDS encoding PadR family transcriptional regulator, with the protein product MALEHAILVSLSERAAAGSELTRRFDASIGYFWTATHQQIYRVLAKMERSGWVSVQVVPQVDRPAKKEYAVTPAGREELRRWIAEPTTSDPVRSDIGVKLRGASLGDRAAVLDDVRRLREEHTKRHSLYEYLAGRDFPDPGALTGADLDIYLVLRGGLLVEQFWIQWLTEYLDAHDTTKDSHR
- a CDS encoding HU family DNA-binding protein, producing MSSPSRLPASPATPGKPAESGFSACRRPRCGDVRHHGDADTFLPAPAGRATRVWKVHQMNKAELVEELAKRTGLSKADANRAFGQTLNVISDAVADGDRVTLPGFGTFEKRERPARTARNPQTGEPIKIKKTNAPAFKAGAGLKKYVAASKKDQAAMRKERDA
- a CDS encoding helix-turn-helix domain-containing protein codes for the protein MNTEVDSELVRRAAVHAALGEPARLRIVDTLRTGDASPSELAGMLAMPSNLLAHHLKTLEAAGVVTRHRSEGDGRRTYLTLAASPDDPAATVVGSPPGRVVFVCTANSARSHLAAALWRRASAVPTASAGTHPADRIAPGALAAAARHDLDLPEVAPRHLDEVSAAGDLVVTVCDRAHEELGTSGDVHWSVPDPVRPGTARAFDAAYDDLARRVGELTRRVSPTA
- a CDS encoding arsenate reductase ArsC → MSIHEHPDITLDQRLALKSAATRLADHFAGSFNSETIERFLTTSYDQFASHATMPNFLPLLAERFAKQRLQAAARVEGHGTDGTPIALFLCVHNAGRSQMALGFFNHYAGGRAIAWSGGSEPGESVNPAAVAAMAERDIDIATEYPKPWTDEIVRAADVVVTMGCGDECPYFPGKRYQDWQLDDPAGMDVAGVRPVRDEIERRVLALLEELGVPAAR